One genomic region from Homalodisca vitripennis isolate AUS2020 chromosome 6, UT_GWSS_2.1, whole genome shotgun sequence encodes:
- the LOC124364750 gene encoding venom serine carboxypeptidase-like isoform X3, with the protein MWKELFLLLFIALFSSAQSVFKPIKVPTLPIPNDYLGKPLMLTPLLEKGKYKKAQHLSRVKPNIGNITSYSGFFTVNKKCDSNLFFWFFPAQKDNWKEAPLLLWLQGGPGSTSMYGLFEELGPLESYPDGLKKRQYSWNVENNLLIIDQPVGVGYSFTGKSCYPQNETAVGEDLYQAVVQFHELFPVFQKGKFFISGESYAGHYIPALGHTIHKHNPSAKVKINLVAMLIGDGWSDPVSQIDYGSYLYQTGFIDYTERDIYKSYQDKFVQEVAEQDWADASVTCDALTGTLYDRYVGNEVSVYNYLPQPSQEPQNWQKFIQTSKIRKALHVGNLPFQGGDATYEALLYDIVQSVKPWVEELLEVYPIVFYNGQVDIICAYPMTINFLRSLSWSGEAQYLNATRSQWCVGKELAGYYKGVHNLYDVLVRDAGHMVPADQPLWAYTLVNSITSGTPDNPLHALTPC; encoded by the exons ATGTGGAAAGAACTTTTTCTTTTACTCTTTATAGCTTTATTTTCTAGTGCACAAAGTGTTTTCAAACCTATAAAAGTACCAACATTGCCGATTCCTAATGATTATTTAGGAAAGCCCTTGATGTTAACACCCTTGTTGGAAAAAGGCAAGTATAAAAAAGCTCAACATCTCTCTAGAGTGAAGCCGAACATTGGGAACATAACAAGTTATTCTGGATTCTTCACAGTCAACAAAAAATGTGATTCTAATTTGTTTTTCTGGTTCTTCCCTGCCCAAAAAGATAACTGGAAGGAAGCACCTTTACTACTTTGGTTGCAAGGAGGCCCAGGCAGTACGTCAATGTATGGACTTTTTGAAGAGCTTGGACCTTTGGAATCCTATCCAGACGGTTTAAAGAAGCGACAATATTCATGGAATGTGGAGAATAATTTGCTCATCATCGATCAACCAGTTGGGGTTGGCTACAGCTTTACAGGGAAAAGTTGCTACCCTCAAAATGAAACGGCAGTCGGAGAAGATCTTTACCAAGCGGTGGTTCAGTTCCATGAGTTGTTCCCAGTTTTCCAAAAGGGCAAGTTTTTCATCAGCGGAGAATCTTATGCTGGCCATTATATTCCTGCACTGGGCCACACGATACACAAACACAATCCTTCTGCTAAAGTGAAGATAAACTTAGTAGCAATGCTGATTGGAGATGGATGGAGTGACCCTGTTTCACAGATTGACTACGGAAGTTATCTCTATCAGACTGGATTCATTGATTACACAGAACGTGATATCTACAAAAGCTACCAGGATAAGTTTGTGCAGGAAGTCGCAGAACAAGACTGGGCTGATGCTTCTGTGACTTGTGATGCTCTTACTGGTACTTTATATGATCGTTATGTTGGGAATGAAGTAAGTGTGTATAATTACCTTCCTCAACCTTCTCAAGAGCCACAAAACTGGCAAAAGTTTATCCAAACAAGTAAAATCAGAAAAGCTCTTCACGTTGGAAACCTCCCATTCCAAGGTGGTGATGCCACTTACGAAGCACTCCTCTACGATATTGTGCAATCAGTGAAACCCTGGGTGGAAGAACTGCTGGAAGTCTACCCAATAGTCTTCTACAACGGTCAGGTTGACATCATATGTGCCTACCCGATGACCATCAACTTTCTCCGCTCACTATCGTGGAGTGGGGAGGCTCAGTATCTCAATGCTACAAGGTCACAGTGGTGTGTTGGCAAG GAACTGGCCGGTTACTACAAGGGAGTGCACAATCTGTACGATGTGTTGGTGCGTGATGCAGGTCACATGGTACCAGCAGACCAACCTCTCTGGGCCTACACTCTTGTCAACTCTATCACTTCGGGAACACCAGACAACCCACTACACGCCCTTACACCTTGCTAA